One part of the Anaeromyxobacter sp. Fw109-5 genome encodes these proteins:
- a CDS encoding aldo/keto reductase, with product MKTRRLGDSDMDVTVLGFGSWAAGGGQWEFAWGPQDDAASVAAIRRALERGVNWIDTAAVYGLGHSEEIVARALDGVASRPYVFTKCSMVWDEKGRIGRSLRGDSVRRECEASLRRLRVDAIDLYQIHWPVQDPAEMDDGWSTLAALKREGKVRWIGVSNYDVEQLRSAGDLAPVTSLQPRYSLLHREVEQDVLPYCLENGIGVIAYSPMGAGLLTGKMTRARVEAFPPDDWRRRNPDFQEPRLARNLALQDLLGHVGARHGTTAAAVSVAWTLLHPAVTGAIVGARSAEQVDGFVEAAELALTNEDVGEIERFLLEHP from the coding sequence ATGAAGACCCGGCGACTCGGCGACTCGGACATGGACGTCACCGTCCTCGGCTTCGGGAGCTGGGCGGCGGGAGGCGGCCAGTGGGAGTTCGCGTGGGGGCCGCAGGACGACGCGGCCTCGGTCGCCGCGATCCGCCGCGCCCTCGAGCGCGGCGTGAACTGGATCGACACCGCGGCGGTGTACGGGCTCGGCCACTCCGAGGAGATCGTGGCGCGCGCGCTCGACGGCGTCGCCTCGCGCCCCTACGTCTTCACGAAGTGCTCGATGGTCTGGGACGAGAAGGGGAGGATCGGCCGCTCGCTGCGCGGTGACTCCGTCCGCCGCGAGTGCGAGGCGAGCCTGCGCCGGCTGCGCGTGGACGCGATCGACCTCTACCAGATCCACTGGCCGGTGCAGGACCCCGCGGAGATGGACGACGGCTGGTCGACGCTCGCCGCGCTCAAGCGCGAGGGGAAGGTCCGCTGGATCGGCGTGTCGAACTACGACGTCGAGCAGCTCCGCAGCGCCGGCGACCTCGCGCCCGTCACCTCGCTCCAGCCGCGCTACTCGCTGCTGCACCGGGAGGTCGAGCAGGACGTGCTGCCGTACTGCCTCGAGAACGGGATCGGCGTCATCGCCTACTCCCCGATGGGCGCGGGCCTGCTCACCGGCAAGATGACGCGCGCCCGCGTCGAGGCGTTCCCGCCCGACGACTGGCGCCGCCGGAACCCGGACTTCCAGGAGCCGCGCCTCGCACGGAACCTCGCCCTGCAGGACCTGCTCGGCCACGTCGGCGCCCGCCACGGGACGACCGCGGCGGCCGTGTCGGTCGCGTGGACGCTCCTCCACCCCGCCGTCACCGGCGCGATCGTCGGCGCCCGCAGCGCGGAGCAGGTGGACGGCTTCGTGGAGGCCGCGGAGCTGGCGCTCACGAACGAGGACGTCGGCGAGATCGAGCGATTCCTGCTCGAGCACCCGTAG